In the Natrinema sp. CBA1119 genome, CGTCGCCTTTAACGCTGGATTCAGCCGAAAGGAAGTGAACCGTCGCCTGCTCGCGCTGGACGAGCACGGCCTCCTCGAGAAGGTCGAACGAGGGAAATACCAGTTGACGCGACGAGGCGAGCGGTATCTCCGGGGAGAACCTCGTGACGCCCCGACGGGCGACGAGGTGGACAACGAACCCAGCGTCCCCCGCTGAGGTCTCGGCGCGAACGTTTTTACGATCCCGTTCGTACCATCGCAGAGACATGCACCTCGAGCCAGACAGCACGGCGGTGGTGGTCGTCGACATGCAAAACGGGTTCTGTCATCCCGACGGCTCGCTGTACGCGCCGGGTAGCGAGGACGTCATCGAGCCGATCGCGGATTTCGTCGATCGGGCCCGCGAGAACGGGACGCAGGTGATCTTCACCCGCGACGTCCACCCGCCCGAACAGTTCGACGACGCCCACTACTACGACGAGTTCGAACAGTGGGGCGAACACGTCCTCGAGGGATCGTGGGAGGCCGAGATCGTCGACGAACTCTCCGTCGAGGACGGGGATCACGTCGTCGAGAAACACACCTACGACGCCTTCTACAACACCGAACTCGAGGGGTGGCTGAACGCCCGCACCATCGACGATCTGGTGATCTGTGGCACGCTCGCGAACGTCTGCGTGCTCCACACCGGCGGCAGCGCGGGGCTGCGGGACTTCCGGCCGATCATGCTCGAGGACTGTATCGGTGCGATCGAGGACGACCACCGCGAGTACGCGCTCGATCACGCCGCGTGGCTCTTCGGCGAGGTCGAACCGAGCGAGACCCTCGAGTTCGCCTGAGTCGCGCGTCGTCAGTCTCTCCAGTACCAGCTACAAGTCACTGCACACTCCCATCGCCCGGTTCCGAGTCGGACCAGTCCGCGGCTCTCGAACTGCAGTGTTTTATTCGAGCGGCCCCGAGGCTCGGCTATGGAGACGAGCTTTCGCCGACGCTCGAGACCGCCGGAGCGACCGCGCCTCGAGCCGCGGACGGACGGTGAGGATCGATGAGCGAACGACGGTGGAAATCGGTGTACGT is a window encoding:
- a CDS encoding cysteine hydrolase family protein, which encodes MHLEPDSTAVVVVDMQNGFCHPDGSLYAPGSEDVIEPIADFVDRARENGTQVIFTRDVHPPEQFDDAHYYDEFEQWGEHVLEGSWEAEIVDELSVEDGDHVVEKHTYDAFYNTELEGWLNARTIDDLVICGTLANVCVLHTGGSAGLRDFRPIMLEDCIGAIEDDHREYALDHAAWLFGEVEPSETLEFA